From the genome of Uranotaenia lowii strain MFRU-FL chromosome 1, ASM2978415v1, whole genome shotgun sequence, one region includes:
- the LOC129739177 gene encoding hydroxysteroid dehydrogenase-like protein 2: protein MMGIKNTGKLAGKTLFITGASRGIGKAIALKAARDGANIVVAAKTADPHPKLAGTIYTAAAEIEAAGGRALPCVVDVRDESAVKAAVRAAVDKFGGIDILVNNASAISLTGTERTDMKRYDLMNNINTRGTFLVSKECIPYLKKSSHAHILNISPPLTFDPEKFGQHVAYSIAKTGMSMCVLGMAEEFRKDGIAANALWPATSVLTAAVEMLFGDGVEQVSRKPEVMADAAYAIVAIVTRDPRSCTGNFYIDEDVLRAEGINDFDQYSCIPGNKNLLRMETFVDDIKRSKL from the exons atGATGGGCATCAAAAACACCGG TAAACTTGCCGGCAAAACACTGTTCATTACGGGAGCTTCCCGAGGAATTGGCAAGGCTATTGCCCTGAAGGCGGCTCGCGACGGTGCAAACATTGTGGTGGCGGCCAAAACAGCCGATCCCCATCCGAAGTTGGCTGGGACGATTTACACGGCGGCGGCTGAAA TTGAAGCGGCCGGAGGCCGGGCTCTGCCTTGTGTGGTGGACGTTCGGGATGAGTCAGCGGTGAAGGCGGCCGTTCGGGCTGCCGTTGATAAGTTTGGCGGTATCGATATACTGGTGAACAATGCGAGTGCGATTTCGTTAACCGGAACCGAGCGGACCGATATGAAGCGGTACGATCTGATGAACAACATCAACACCCGGGGGACGTTCTTGGT CTCCAAAGAATGCATTCCGTATCTGAAGAAAAGCAGCCACGCCCACATCCTTAACATTTCGCCTCCACTGACGTTTGATCCGGAAAAATTCGGCCAACATGTGGCCTACAGCATCGCCAAGACGGGAATGTCGATGTGCGTCCTAGGGATGGCCGAAGAGTTCCGCAAGGACGGGATCGCCGCGAACGCCCTTTGGCCGGCAACATCGGTCTTGACGGCGGCCGTAGAGATGCTTTTCGGCGACGGGGTTGAGCAGGTTTCCCGGAAGCCGGAAGTGATGGCCGACGCCGCTTATGCCATTGTTGCCATTGTTACCAGGGATCCTAGAAGTTGCACCGGAAACTTCTACATCGATGAAGATGTGCTGAGGGCCGAAGGTATCAACGATTTCGACCAGTATTCTTGCATCCCGGGTAACAAAAACTTACTCCGGATGGAAACTTTTGTCGATGACATCAAGCGGTCTAaactttga